TACGGCCAGGGCACGCTGCGCACCACCGCGTTCCAGAACATGGTGATCCCGCACGTGAAGTCGGAGGACGTGGCTGCCCTCAGCGCCGAGCTGGCCGCGCTGGACCTCGCGCCCAAGACCACGCTGCGCGGCACCACCATCGCGTGCACCGGCACGCAGTTCTGCCGCCTGGCCCTGACCGAGACCAAGGCGCGCACCGCCGGGCTGGTCGACCAGATCGAGGCGAAGTTCAGCGGTCTGGACGTGCCCGTCACCATCAACCTGACCGGCTGCTCGAACGCCTGCACGCGCTACCAGGTCGCGGACCTGGGCTTCATGGGCGCGAACAAGACCGACCCCGACGGCACCGTGCACGAGGTCTACAACGTGCATCTCGCCGGCAGCATCGGTCAGGCGCAGCGCACCGGCACGAAGCTGAGGGGCGCCGTGCCCGCCGAGCGCCTGACCGAGTACACCGACGCCGTGCTGTCGGACTTCCAGGCCCACAAGCAGCCCGCCGAAAGCTTCGTGGAATACGCCGACCGCGTGGGCCACGACCGCTTCACGCCCGACGCGGTGCTGAGCGCCGCCGGCCTGAGCGCGAAGTCACTGGTGAACGCGTGACCGTCGCCGCCGAGCGTCCTGCGGTAACCACCGGCCGTGTGGTGTGGTTCACCGGCCTGAGCGGTGCCGGCAAGAGCACCCTGGCAAGCGCGCTGTACGCCGAACTGCACGCGCGCGGCGTGTCGGTGGAGCTGCTGGATGGCGACGCCGTGCGCGAGAACCTGTCCAAGGGGCTGGGCTTCACCAAGGCAGACCGCGACACCAACGTCCGCCGCATCGGGTTCGTGGCGGGCCTGCTGGCCAAGCATGGCGTGACGGTGCTGGTCAGCGCGATCAGCCCCTACGCCGACACCCGGCGCGAGGTGCTGGCGTCGTTTCCCGACGCGCTGGAAGTGTTCGTGGACGCGCCGCTGGAGGTCGTCACCGAGCGCGACGTGAAGGGCCTCTACCTGCGCGCCATCGCCGGCGAGATCCCGCACTTCACGGGCGTGAGCGATCCCTACGAGGCACCCGAGTCGCCCGACGTTCACCTGGAAACGCACAAGATCAGCGTCGAGGACGGCGTGCGGCAGCTGCTGGGGCGGTTGGGGCTGTGACGATTCTCGACGGTCCCCGTTCGGCCCCCGGCAACGACCGGCCCGGCCCGGACGCGTTTACTCCGGACACCGATCCGCTGGACGTGATCCGCTGGGCGCTGGAGAGTCATCCGGACGTGTTGATGCCCAGCGCCTTCAACCTGAACGGCGTGGTGCTGATCGACCTCGCGGTACGGGCCGGATACCGCGGCGACGTGGTGTTCGTGGATACCGGCTACCACTTCCCGGAGACGCTGGCGACCCGCGACCGGCTGGCCGCGCGCTACCCCGAGCTGACCTTCGTGACCCTGAACGGCGGCGCGCACCCCGAGGACGGCCAGACCGACCCGGCGCTGTACGCCAGCGATCCCGACGCGTGCTGCGCGGTGCGCAAGGTCGCTCCGCTGCAGGCGTACCTGCGTCAGCGTGCCCCGGGCGCGCTGCTGAACGCCCGCAGCCGCGACCAGGCGAGCACCCGCGCCGACATCCCCTTCGTGGAGGACGGCGGCGCGCGCGTGAAGGTCAATCCGCTGGCGCACTGGACGCGCGAGCGCCTGGAGGCCTACGCCCGCGAGCACGACCTGCCGGTGAATCCGCTGTACTTCGACGGGTTCCTGAGCGTGGGCTGCTGGACGTGCACGCGCGCCGTGCGCCCCGGCGAGGACGCCCGCGCGGGCCGCTGGGCCGGCAAGGGCAAGACCGAGTGTGGCCTGTGGGCCGGGAACAACACGCTATGACCGCCCGGCGATGTCCGCGGGCCTGACGCACCCCTTTTTTTGCCGATTC
This region of Deinococcus metalli genomic DNA includes:
- a CDS encoding phosphoadenylyl-sulfate reductase yields the protein MLDGPRSAPGNDRPGPDAFTPDTDPLDVIRWALESHPDVLMPSAFNLNGVVLIDLAVRAGYRGDVVFVDTGYHFPETLATRDRLAARYPELTFVTLNGGAHPEDGQTDPALYASDPDACCAVRKVAPLQAYLRQRAPGALLNARSRDQASTRADIPFVEDGGARVKVNPLAHWTRERLEAYAREHDLPVNPLYFDGFLSVGCWTCTRAVRPGEDARAGRWAGKGKTECGLWAGNNTL
- the cysC gene encoding adenylyl-sulfate kinase produces the protein MTVAAERPAVTTGRVVWFTGLSGAGKSTLASALYAELHARGVSVELLDGDAVRENLSKGLGFTKADRDTNVRRIGFVAGLLAKHGVTVLVSAISPYADTRREVLASFPDALEVFVDAPLEVVTERDVKGLYLRAIAGEIPHFTGVSDPYEAPESPDVHLETHKISVEDGVRQLLGRLGL